A genomic segment from Glycine soja cultivar W05 chromosome 18, ASM419377v2, whole genome shotgun sequence encodes:
- the LOC114395233 gene encoding hypersensitive-induced response protein 2-like, producing MGLALGCLQVEQSTVAIKEVFGKFDDVLEPGFHCVPWFFGTQVAGYLSLRVQQLDVRCETKTKDNVFVTVVASIQYRAMAERAVDAFYRLSNTREQIQAYVFDVIRACVPKMDLDSSFEQKKEIARAVEEELEKAMSAYGYEIVQTLIVDIEPDERVKRAMNEINAAARMREAANEKAEAEKILQIKKAEGDAESKYLSGLGIARQRQAIVDGLRDSVLAFSENVPGTTSKDVMDMVLVTQYFDTLKEIGASSKSNSIFVPHGPGTVRDIASQFRDGLLQGKVAQS from the exons ATGGGACTGGCTCTGGGTTGTCTTCAAGTGGAGCAATCAACGGTAGCTATCAAAGAAGTGTTTGGAAAATTTGATGATGTGCTTGAACCTGGTTTCCACTGTGTGCCATGGTTCTTTGGCACTCAAGTGGCTGGTTACCTTTCTTTGCGCGTGCAACAGCTAGATGTTCGCTGCGAAACCAAGACAAAG GACAATGTTTTTGTCACTGTTGTTGCGTCTATCCAATATCGAGCGATGGCGGAAAGAGCGGTGGATGCTTTTTACAGGCTTAGCAATACCAGGGAACAGATTCAGGCCTATGTCTTTGATG TTATCCGGGCATGTGTTCCAAAGATGGATCTAGATTCCTCTTTTGAACAGAAGAAAGAAATTGCAAGAGCTGTTGAGGAAGAACTTGAAAAG GCAATGTCTGCTTATGGGTATGAGATAGTCCAGACTCTTATTGTGGATATTGAACCGGATGAGCGTGTGAAGAGAGCCATGAACGAGATAAATGCTG CTGCAAGGATGAGGGAAGCTGCAAATGAGAAAGCTGAAGCAGAGAAGATTCTGCAGATCAAAAAGGCAGAAGGAGATGCAGAGTCAAAGTATCTATCAGGGCTTGGAATAGCTCGTCAGCGTCAAGCCATAGTAGATGGTCTGAGGGACAGTGTGCTAGCCTTCTCAGAGAATGTCCCCGGGACAACATCTAAGGATGTCATGGACATGGTTTTGGTGACCCAATACTTTGACACGTTGAAGGAGATCGGTGCGTCCTCAAAATCCAATTCTATTTTTGTTCCACACGGACCAGGCACTGTGAGAGATATTGCTTCACAGTTTAGAGATGGTCTTCTTCAAGGAAAGGTGGCTCAGTCATGA
- the LOC114396775 gene encoding mitochondrial outer membrane protein porin of 36 kDa-like translates to MVKGPGLYSDIGKRARDLLFKDYQNDHKFTITTYTSTGVEITSTGVRKGEIYLADVSTKVKNKNITTDVKVDTNSNLRTIITVDEPAPGLKTIFSFNFPDQKSGKVELQYQHEYAGISTSIGLTANPVVNFSGVVGNNLVAVGTDLSFDTTSGNFTKYNAGLNITHADLIASLTLNDKGDNLTASYYHIVNPLTNSAVGAELSHSFSGNENILTFGTQHALDPLTLLKARVNNYGRASALIQHDWTPRTRFSLVGEVDTGAIEKSAKVGLAVALKP, encoded by the exons ATGGTGAAAGGTCCAGGCCTCTACTCTGACATTGGCAAGAGAGCTCGCG ATCTTCTGTTCAAGGATTATCAGAATGACCACAAGTTCACCATCACCACTTACACTTCCACCGGAGTg GAAATCACTTCAACTGGAGTCAGGAAAGGTGAGATATATTTGGCCGATGTCAGCACTAAGGTGAAGAACAAGAACATCACAACTGATGTCAAAGTGGACACTAACTCAAAT CTGCGTACAATCATTACTGTGGATGAACCTGCCCCTGGACTCAAGACAATTTTTAGCTTTAATTTTCCAGATCAGAAATCTGGCAAG GTAGAACTCCAGTACCAGCATGAGTATGCTGGAATCAGCACCAGCATTGGATTGACAGCAAATCCTGTTGTTAACTTCTCtggtgtggttggaaataattTGGTTGCCGTTGGGACAGATCTTTCATTTGATACTACCTCTGGCAACTTTACCAAATACAATGCAGGGTTGAACATTACTCATGCTGACCTCATTGCATCTCTAACACT AAATGACAAAGGTGACAACCTTACTGCCTCATATTACCACATTGTAAACCCGCTGACTAATTCGGCTGTTGGTGCGGAACTTTCACATAGCTTTTCTGGCAATGAAAATATACTCACCTTTGGTACACAGCATGCTCTGGACCCGCTAACGCTGTTGAAAGCTCGGGTGAACAACTATGGTCGTGCAAGTGCTCTGATCCAGCACGACTGGACTCCAAGAACTCGATTTTCGCTTGTTGGTGAGGTGGATACTGGGGCCATCGAAAAGAGTGCAAAGGTTGGTCTTGCTGTGGCCTTGAAACCATAG